The following DNA comes from Megalobrama amblycephala isolate DHTTF-2021 linkage group LG20, ASM1881202v1, whole genome shotgun sequence.
AGTAGCAGTaaaatttgttacaaaaaattgTTACGAGAATTTTATCAAGTAAATCctacaagttattttttttcagtctatctatctacattCTTGCATAATTTAAAGAATAATTTGTACTTTGTATCTTTCTAGCATGTTTTTATTTGCCACCTTGCTCACTGAGGGTTGTAAGACAATCTGCAAAACTACTTTGGAGCAATATTTACTGTGTAAAATGGTTCCTTGTGAGGGAATCATCATATTTGGGGGTCACTGGCATAAaacagtttgaaaacccctgccaTAAAGGGCCAGAGACAATACCAACGGCCCTAAtttaacacaaaacaaaaaatattttcatgtaaTGTTGCATTGTCTGTCAATAACGAAATAAAGGGGGGCATTTTATAAGGTAACAGAGACTCTCTACCGGATTTGTCACTGATCTTCTACAATTACATAACGACCGGATTCAGTCACTTTTAGAGGCAGCTACTTTACTCTTTCACCTtaattgcacttagtttattgtGGCCAAGTAGATTGTAGATGTATAGGAGATCTTATTGCACTCTGAAAATTACTGTAAGGTTTAATCCTAGGAGAGTCAGGTGGTTTCCTCAGCTAGGGTGGTGTGAAGGTTCATTTAATGGTTTTATTGttcatgctttttgattatgtTGAATTATGAGCCACAGCCTGCGTACTCAAAAAGTCCCATGGATGTGCATTTGAGAATTTTACTCAAAGATTGATTCATACCTGATGGAAAACGTTATAAAAATGCATTctagaaaatacaaaaatagtaaatacattttaaataataaaaatatttgtatttaatagTTTGCAGCTAATTCTTAAAAGTCACCTGACCGTGTACAAGACGCTCAGCTACTCAGGAGGTATATCCTTAGAGCTAGATAataagttactttgttttcctcCTTGTGTGACTGAGCAGCACTAAAGAACCCCAGAGATCACAGAGAAAGCACAATGTTCCTGTCTAAACCTAGGAAATCACTAACCAAGTTCAAAGCCTTCCCGGTGATACAAAGGTTTGAGGAGAGGAGAGGTTAACCCAAGGACAGCTAGGCCCTGCCGTATTCAGAGCAATCATAGAGGGTGTCAAGTTTGACTGCAAGTCTAGGCCTGGACATCATATTTCCTCCGTTTGTGTCCCATCTCTCTCATCTGGGCCCTAACATGGCATTTTAAGCTTCCCATTTAGCCTACAGCCTCTCAAGGGAGGCCTTCACTGAATCGTTTGATCTTAACAGGCTGTTCAaatctgtgtttaaaatgacctgtttgttaattttactttaaatcctttcattttttgcctgttgttttaaatggttaGGACCAGTTTTTTTATTGCACTGAAcaatattttatgaaaaatgcatttaagatttaaaaaaaaaaaaaaaaaaatcctgacaaACTAAGAATGGCAATTATAATCTTCTTgtctatacaaaaaaaaaaaaaaaaaaagcaaaatgaagAAATACAAGAACAAATGCAATTCACCGACAATATTTTAACAATGCTTCATACTTAGCATCAAAACACAAAAGGAGCATCTAATCAGTCCTCACCTGAAAAGTTGTGTTCACTTCTTTCAAAAGTGCTCTTGGTTTAGATGAACAGGTGTCCAGAAGAAGTTAAACCATTGTCGCTTTAACAAGCTGCCCCCTGTGTTCACTAACTGACTCAGGTTCAGTGTGCTGAGAGCTGCTAACACCTTCTCACCTTTTTGCTTCCCCTTCTCTTAATTAATCTCCCTCCTTCTGAATGTCTGCTTTGAGTGTAACATCTCATGCTACAGGTGTTCTCTTTCCCCTTCCTCTCTCTTGGTCCCTCCcttcctccctctctctttatCAGTCTTGTTTGATCTCCCTCTCTAAGACAGCAGCCTATACAGCCTCACACAAATGCACTGTTTCAGTCCAAGTTGAACATTAGGTCCAACCCAGTGCAACATGAGTAAATGTTACAGCCATGTGATCGAAAGAGGGAGGGCGATCTGAGTGAACGACCTCATGGGAGCGTGAAGTTGGTTTAACATTTGCATGGTCAACCAAAAAGGTAGAAAATCAAGACCGACTGCAGAGAAACTATTTCAATACAGTAAATAAATGCCAGTTTTAATCTATGCATATagttttgtattaaaataaatatctttCCTATAGCTACAGAGGCCATAGTCCACTCTCGTGTTATGAGCTGCATCACACTCAAAGGAAACAACAATGTAATTCTTTGACTGTGATTTTCAAATGCAATCCTTTCATTCTGTGCACTCTTTGGTTTTTATAATTGacatacatagatagatagatagatagatagaccttTTGACAAAGAAAACATAATATGTTCGACCTGGTTTATTTGTATTCTATATGCTTTTCATACTGCCAATGCAAAGGTCAGTGGTATTTATTCACACATGCATTCTTAAATGtggtttttacaaaaaaacagatttttttgtgtggattgtATGAGGTTTTTATAACAACAGAAGGACGTTTGCCACCTGAGCTTGTTCCCAATTTCACCTCTGATGTTTAATTTTGCAAGGCCACCAGACAGATGATGCTCGCATTTGCATAATGTGGGGAAATCACAGACGGATACTGGATCCCCAGCTGAGATAGGAGCAGGTTTGAATGTCAttcaaaaaatatgaaaataaagcatTGCCTATGGTTCCCCTTAACTGTTACAGCCATTGTGCTTCACAAGACCAATAAAGAGCTTAAGCGATTTAGGATTAAAATTCTGATTTCTGTTCCTGGCAAGGTGCTGAGAAAGTCTTTGGAGTGATTaaaacagcactgcttggaGTACAATGTAAGACTCTTTTCAAAGGCCTCTCCTAGGAAAGTTGGTTATTAAGTAGGCCTAGCAGTGTTGCAGAAGTTGCCCAAGATATacaaacttttaaaagaaatagtAAAACTACAATCCTATCTTTGATTTTAACATTGCATAATAGGGTCACTGGCCTTTATTTCAAGCTTTAAACTATCACAGCTTTTCTTTGCTGATTTTAATCTGCTCTGTCGGAAAACAGACGGGAGGAGCCTCTTGTTGGAAACACTTGAGACACCTGCAGTCATATTTAGCTACAGCCAAAGTCCCTTTGCCGAACACATTAGATAAGGTGTGCTGTGAACCGGCAAACAGAAAAATCCATAAAACCACCTTGTTCAAATATAACTGAGGAAAGAGCAGGATATTTACCATAATTTTTGTATACATAAAGTGTATGTTGAAATAGGCTTATGAATTTTGCAAGCAGCATAATAGAAAATAAGCACAAGTCCAATGCATATGATGCAAGAAAagctaaaattattatttcatgctgttaTTATCTATCGCCAGGTCTGTTTACGAGTATGACAGAATGGATTATGTTTTTTTCTCAGTCAACTGTATTGAAACTGTTGTCAATATAAAGGAAGTCGCGCCATCTAGTGGTCTTCTTTTTCTGCTGtttgtcatttgttgtttgtttttttgttttttttattacagaGCAAATCAGTACATACATGAACAGTTAAAACATATTCGTATCGTATCTCGAATAAGATACAATAATATAAATGCAAGTACAATAAACACATGGATCTACGCAAATAAATAGCctagaagaaaaaaagtatttaagttAAAACACATCATCAAAAATCTGGTACTTTTATCAttgtcttttattatttttgtttctgaAGACATAATTGGTCgagattttcattaaaaaaacaatatctgTCATTTATCAGAGAAGTCATTTAGTCATTTGTTTCAGGTTTACCTTCTGAAAAGTGAGATAGTTGGTGTTATTTCTTAAATCATTATTAATTCATACCAAAATTCGACATTAAAAAGAATACAATTTATCCCAaactatttaatatatatatatatatatatatatatatatatatatatatatatatatatatatatatatatatatatatgaaatgttttattgatgGATTTTCTGAAgtagaaataaaaattttgcaaacattttagGAATGAGTTTGGATTTACAGCCTtgtgaataattaattattaaattattaaccctttaaaaagtgcatttttaaaatttttgaaaATGCAAAACTGAAACGGAACATAcataactgtaaaataaaatttaaggtAACTGCGCTAGAAGCTAGTGACTATTATTTTGGCTTTACAAGGAAGTGATGATTAGCGGCTGCTCTATACGTGTAGTTCATTGGTCTTTCAGCAGACGGTGCGTTTGACACAGCAGTGTCGTGTGCGCTGATTGGTCAGTTGTGTATGTACGTGTCAGTGGAAATATAAACTTGAGCTGAATCTCATcggtttaatgtttaatgtttaattatgGAGTCGTTTTAGTTATTCTTTTAGCAAAATAACGACAACCACGGTCGCAATggaggtaaaaaataatattctcTTGTTAAAATAGAGTCTAACCGTCTTGTACTCCTTGTGTAAAGAAAAGTCATCATGCTTGTAGACACAAGAAGCTGTCttaatcattttaaagaatatcGTTGTGTATCTTTGCATAGTTATGTtcctttattaatatataaagacTGCATTATTTACTAGCCTTAAATCTCTGTTCTGCTTAGTTCTTTCAGTAAGATTATAAGAACATAATAATGTGAAAAAGTTGATGTGACTGTATAATTTACCTTTGTTATTAAAATCCATTTTAGCAGAGCATCCAGAATCTCCCTATTGACATCCAAACCAGTAGACTCTTGGGTAAGGCATACCTGCATTTATGAATACTGACACATTCTTTAGCATATGGTTTGTAGGGATCCATAAATGCACAGTAGTTTAGATCTTGACAAAGATGTATTTAATATTAACCTTGTCTCCATCATTCAGACTGGTTGGTGGACCGGAGGCACTGCACGCTGAAATGGCAAAGTGCAGTTATGACCATTAGAGAGAAAATCAATGTTGCCATTCAGGATATGCCAGAAAATGAGGAGATCAAACAACTGCTCTCCGGCTCATGTAAAGCTTTATAATAATTCTAATAATACAATCACATGTCTTGTTTGTATGACTGttatctgttttttatttatttttggatatGTTCATAcccatttttgtttcttttgcagATATTCACTATTTCCATTGCTTACAAATAATTGAAATATTGAAAGGAACAGAAGCAtccaccaaaaatatttttggcaGATATTCATCACAAAGGATGAAGGTGATGATGCATCTCTCCGCTGTTCAGTTTTCTTTTAATGTGTAGTTTATCActcttaaagagttagttcacccaaaaccgtcatttattactcacgctcatgccgttccagacctgtgagaccttcgttaatcttcggaacacaaattaagatatttttgttgaaatctgatgactcagtgaggcctccataaccagcaatgacatttcctctctcaagatccattaatgtactaaaaacatatttaaatcagttcatgtgagtacagtggttcaatattaatattataaagcggcgagaatatttttggagcgccaaaaaaacaaaataacgacttatttagtgatggccgatttcaaaacactgcttcaggaagattcggagcataaatgaatcagcgtgtcgaatcagtggttcggagcgccaaagtcacgtgatttcagccgtttggcgatttgacacgcaatccaaatcatgattcgatacactgaatcatttatgatccgatgcttcatgaagcagtgttttgaaatcggccatcactaaataagtcgttattttgttttttttggcgctccaaaaatattctcgtcgctttataatattaatattgaaccactgtactcacatgaactgatttaaatatgtttttagtacattaatggatcttgagaaatgtcattgctggctatgcaggcctcacggagtcaTTTTGATTTCAAGATGCATTTTATTaggttttcttcttcttcttcttttttcaatttatagttttagttcaattttagtacttcagtttattgacaaggcaacatttctaatttattttagtttttcaacttttatattttacatcaaCAGGACTGGCAAGAGATAGTGTCCATGTATGAAAAAGACAATGTCTATTTAGGTAAGAAATaatcaaaattatttaatgcaaaatttactactactttttttaaagttatgcaAACATTGACAtgattgtgtgtatgtgtgtttttaacCCCAGCTGAAGTGGCCAGTATATTGATTCGTAGTGTAAGTTATGAAGGTCCTGCTCTAAGGAAGCAGGTGTCTAAAGCTCAGCAGCTGCAGCAGGAACTGAGCCGACGGGAACTGGAGTGTCAGAGCGGTGCCGCCGACATGAGGGAACGCTATTATGCTGCCTGTAAACAGTATGGGATAAGGGTGAGTcaacaattcattttattttcatttattctaACATAGTTCAATAGCATTTACACATACTATGACATATTTCACAGGGGGAAAATGTGGCAAGGGAGATACAAGCACTGGTTAAAGATCTGCCTGTAGTTTTAGAAGAAACTGGTAAAAAAGCAGCGTGTCTGAAGGAAGCAATAGAGTTTTACTCAGCCTTCACAAACTTTATCAGTGACTGGTGAGTGTCACTTCCTGTCATTTTAAATATCGCATAaataaaggcccgttcacaccaaagACAATAATTATAACGAttaagatatagttctaaaaaagatatttttatactaatttatttttgctttagcATATATTCACTATTTCCACTTCTCGcaactataacaataatgataTAGTGAAACAATATTGATGGAAAGCTAATGAAAGTTAAAAACATTGACCAAACAGAATATTACTGTGTCTTgttgtggacgctaatatagttatctttttaattattgttcttggtgtaaATGGGCCTTAAAGCTGCTGATCTTTATATACCTGTATTCATGCTTTTGATTGATCTCCAACATGACCCTTATGATGTTGTAATAATAGAAATGTAAATTTGAGCTTCTAATATTCGACTTCCTTTTTCAGGTCTGAGGTTGTACTGCCCATGCTGAGGTTTGTCCAGAGCAAAGGAAACACAACTTTATATGAGTGGAAGACAGGAAATGTGCCCACGGTTGTAGAGAGACCTGTAATGGAGGAAGCCCCACCTGATGTTGTCACAGAGGAGACGGTAAGTCTGACATCATGACTCCAGATTTAGGTTTGAAACAAAAGTTGctatagtcttttcttccctattgtgacgtactatatccgagtgaaacagcttctcgaaCAGGAAAAAATATAGGTCAGGACTTGATTCTGTCCATCGGGAAATGACTGGATCATtgaatggttgtggtttgttattgCTGTGATgccatgtgagtgacaggtcgTTCCACCCTCAGAGAAAAGAAGAGATGTTGTTGCAAGAGATGTTgtatgcaatattccataaaaaagaGAATTTCAATTtacatggtgactttaatggtgttacatggtgactttaatggtGCACCATTTTTACATGGTGTTCACAGGACATCTGTAAAATAAAGCAAGCAAGGGATCAGTGTTTTAACAAAACACCTCTCCCATCTGTCATTCTTGTTTTGTGCAGATTGACTGGGGTGACCTTGGTGGCAGTGCTGGTACTGAAGAGGTTAATTTTGGGATCTCTGTTGAGGATGGTGTGGACTGGGGTGTTAGTCTTGAGTCTGGCAACGAGGCAAGTATTTAGAACAAATATTAAGATTTTAACATTtgattataacattttcaaacacCTCATTATATAGAATTAAAACATTCTACCAATCAACTTTAGGAAACAGTTGCGGGTGGTATTGACTGGGGAGAATCTGAATCTGCCCCCGTGGAAATCGAAGTTGTGGATGTGGGCACAGACTGTAAGTGTGTTGAATTCACTGAAATTAACTATTGATGTGTGTACATGAACATTGagaatttatattataaatttacagtactgttcaaaagtttggtgtcagtatgatttttttttttaagaaattaatacttttatttagcaaagatacattaaatcaatcaaaagtggcagtaaacatatttataataagatttctatttgaaataaatgctgttcctttgaactttctgttcttCATAGAATCCTgaaattttttttaaggtttccacaaaaatattaagcttcacaactgttttcaacattgataatattaagaaatgttccttgagctttctgaaggatcatgggacactgaagactggactaATTAtggtgaaaattcagctttgccatcacaggaataaattacattttaaaatatattgaaatagaaaacagtttatttgaattgcagtaatattttacaatttatgtaattttgatCAAACAGTTGCTTCCTTGGCaaacaaaagagagagaaacaacatAATATCTTACTGTGTTTAAATTAGAATAATTTTGAGTTTTAgtgctttataataataaaaaacataataataaacatcaCGAAGAGCTAATTGTTTTAATGTGTGATTTCTTACAAGTAAGCACAATGAAACATATTCTTCCATTCTCTGAAAATCAGAATACAACACTCCAAGGTCTGCAGATTTGATCTGGGCTTGGTTATAGGTctcaatacttttacttttgcaGGTCCTGACGGTGTTGCCAGAGGTGAAGATGCTCTTTCTCTTCTGGAAAACTCACAGACACGTAGCCAGTTCATAAACGAGCTGATGGAGGTACAGCTGTTCATtattatacaggtgctggtcatataattataatatcatcaaaaagttgatttatttcactaattccattcaaaaagtgaaacttgtatattatattcattcattacacacagactgatatatttcaaatgtttatttcttttaattttgatgattataactgacaactaaggaaaatcccaaattcagtatctcagaaacttggaatattacttaagaccaatacaaagaaaggatttttagaaatcttggccaactgaaaagtatgagcatgaaaagtatgaacttgtacagcactcaatacttagtcggggctccttttgcctgaattactgcagcaatgtggcgtggcatggagtcgatcagtctgtgacactgctcaggtgttatgagagcccaggttgctctgatagtggccttcagctcttctgcattgttgggtctggcatatcgcatcttcctcttcacaataccccatagattatctatggggttaaggtcaggcgagtttgctggccagttaagaacagggataccatggtccttaaaccaggtactggtagttttggcactgtgtgcaggtgccaagtcctgttggaaaatgaaatctgcatctccataaagttggtcagcagcaggaagcatgaagtgctctaaaacttcctggtatacggctgcgttgacctttaacctcagaaaacacagtggaccaacaccagcagatgacatggcaccccaaaccatcactgactgtggaaactttacactggacctcaagcaacatggattttgtgcctctcctcccttcctccagactctgggaccctgatttccaaaggaaatgcaaaatttactttaatcagagaacataactttggaccactcagcagcagtccagtcctttttgtctttagacgcttctgacgctgtctgttgttcaagagtgacttgacacaaggaatgcgacagctgaaacccatgtcttgcatacgtctgtgcgtagtggttcttgaagcactgactccagctgcagtccactctttgtgaatctcccccacatttttgaatgggttttgtttcacaatcctctccagggtgcagttatccctattgcttgtccacttttttctaccacatcttttccttcccttcacctctctattaatgtgtttggacacagagctctgtgaacagccagcctcttttgcaatgaccttttgtgtcttgcccttcttgtgcaaggtgtcaatggtagTCTTTTGGAcagctgtcaagtcagcagtcttccccatgattgtgtagcctacagaactagactgagagaccatttaaaggcctttgcaggtgttttgagttaattagctgattagagtgtggcaccaggtaacttcaatattgaac
Coding sequences within:
- the cdk5rap3 gene encoding CDK5 regulatory subunit-associated protein 3 isoform X2, with the protein product MESIQNLPIDIQTSRLLDWLVDRRHCTLKWQSAVMTIREKINVAIQDMPENEEIKQLLSGSYIHYFHCLQIIEILKGTEASTKNIFGRYSSQRMKDWQEIVSMYEKDNVYLAEVASILIRSVSYEGPALRKQVSKAQQLQQELSRRELECQSGAADMRERYYAACKQYGIRGENVAREIQALVKDLPVVLEETGKKAACLKEAIEFYSAFTNFISDWSEVVLPMLRFVQSKGNTTLYEWKTGNVPTVVERPVMEEAPPDVVTEETIDWGDLGGSAGTEEVNFGISVEDGVDWGVSLESGNEETVAGGIDWGESESAPVEIEVVDVGTDCPDGVARGEDALSLLENSQTRSQFINELMELEMFLCQRLSEMHEEGDLVAMSQFQLAPSVIQAQTAERVQVMLAEVRELLNGLTSVRMQHLFMIQASPRYVERVSELLRQKLKQADILVLKRGTLAEKRQEALEEQAKLEPRIDLLVARTKELQKLIEADISKRYNNRPVNLMGVQV
- the cdk5rap3 gene encoding CDK5 regulatory subunit-associated protein 3 isoform X1 — translated: MEQSIQNLPIDIQTSRLLDWLVDRRHCTLKWQSAVMTIREKINVAIQDMPENEEIKQLLSGSYIHYFHCLQIIEILKGTEASTKNIFGRYSSQRMKDWQEIVSMYEKDNVYLAEVASILIRSVSYEGPALRKQVSKAQQLQQELSRRELECQSGAADMRERYYAACKQYGIRGENVAREIQALVKDLPVVLEETGKKAACLKEAIEFYSAFTNFISDWSEVVLPMLRFVQSKGNTTLYEWKTGNVPTVVERPVMEEAPPDVVTEETIDWGDLGGSAGTEEVNFGISVEDGVDWGVSLESGNEETVAGGIDWGESESAPVEIEVVDVGTDCPDGVARGEDALSLLENSQTRSQFINELMELEMFLCQRLSEMHEEGDLVAMSQFQLAPSVIQAQTAERVQVMLAEVRELLNGLTSVRMQHLFMIQASPRYVERVSELLRQKLKQADILVLKRGTLAEKRQEALEEQAKLEPRIDLLVARTKELQKLIEADISKRYNNRPVNLMGVQV